From Polaribacter butkevichii, a single genomic window includes:
- a CDS encoding ComEC/Rec2 family competence protein: MKRLYNYIPLHFVVLLIIGICFQFFTQFWTFNFLKTSLFLGVLAILVFLIKNKVIRTSIALVLFFFVGVSSVYLHDDRNYNSFYEHHLEDNETLVLQIHKILKPGNYYRKYEANIIKVDSLSTIGTVLLNIQKDSCSSSLLVDDQLLLKPSLKELIPPLNPHQFNYKSYLAKQGIHHQLFVAENQFLRLNFKSFTLFGLSAKFRNKIQVSLKKYHFKDNELAVINALLLGQRQDISKELIVDYQRAGAIHILAVSGLHVGVILWILSFIFKPLERIKYGLFLKTVIIVLLLWMFAFIAGLSASVVRAVTMFTFLAVGLSLKRKNVVEFSFISSMLFLLLIKPMFLFDVGFQLSYLAVFGILWVQPKLYKVYNPRFFIDEKIWQLFTVSIAAQIGILPLSIYYFQQFPGLFLASNLVIIPFLSAILIGGILVIIASLLQILPQFLADIYGGIISGMNDFVSWVSHQEEFLFKEISISFIAMLCWYVVLFLGVYFLIEKSSKKLIYFFISILLLQGVFLIESNQNNVKEELIVFHKSRFSMIGKRVGAQLFLQHDIDSVRFKKENSIKSYSVSEGIEKVEETNFNNFVKFSNKDILLIDSLGVYNISGLQSPIIVMQYSPKINLTRLIKTIKPSQIIADGSNYKSYVTRWEKLCLKNQIPFHYTGQNGAFIID, translated from the coding sequence ATGAAAAGGTTGTACAATTATATACCCTTGCACTTTGTTGTGCTTTTAATTATTGGAATTTGTTTTCAATTTTTCACTCAATTTTGGACTTTTAATTTTCTAAAAACCTCGTTATTTTTAGGGGTTTTGGCGATACTTGTTTTTCTGATAAAAAATAAAGTGATAAGAACAAGTATTGCGCTTGTTTTATTCTTTTTTGTAGGTGTTTCATCGGTTTATTTACATGATGATAGGAATTACAATTCTTTTTATGAACATCATTTAGAAGATAATGAGACTCTTGTTTTACAGATTCATAAAATTTTAAAACCTGGCAATTATTATCGAAAATATGAAGCTAATATTATTAAAGTAGATTCTCTAAGTACAATAGGAACCGTCTTGTTAAACATTCAAAAAGATAGTTGTTCTAGTTCTTTGCTTGTAGATGATCAATTACTCTTAAAACCAAGCTTAAAAGAGTTAATTCCTCCTTTAAATCCGCATCAATTTAACTACAAATCTTATTTAGCTAAACAAGGTATTCATCATCAGTTATTTGTTGCAGAAAATCAGTTTTTAAGGTTGAATTTTAAGTCTTTTACTTTATTTGGATTGTCAGCAAAGTTTAGAAATAAAATTCAAGTATCTTTAAAGAAATACCATTTTAAGGATAATGAGTTAGCGGTAATTAACGCTTTGTTGTTAGGACAACGACAAGATATTTCTAAAGAATTGATTGTAGATTATCAAAGAGCAGGCGCCATCCATATTTTGGCAGTTTCTGGGTTACACGTTGGTGTTATTTTATGGATTCTATCCTTTATTTTTAAACCTCTAGAAAGGATTAAATATGGATTGTTTTTAAAAACCGTTATCATTGTTTTATTACTTTGGATGTTTGCTTTTATTGCAGGACTTTCGGCATCAGTAGTTAGAGCCGTTACTATGTTTACTTTTTTAGCAGTTGGTTTATCCTTAAAAAGAAAAAATGTTGTAGAATTTTCATTCATATCTTCTATGCTTTTTTTACTTTTGATAAAACCCATGTTTCTGTTTGATGTTGGTTTTCAACTAAGTTACTTAGCTGTTTTTGGTATTCTTTGGGTGCAACCAAAATTGTATAAAGTTTACAATCCAAGATTTTTTATAGATGAAAAAATTTGGCAATTGTTTACCGTATCTATTGCAGCGCAAATAGGAATTTTACCCTTGAGTATTTATTATTTTCAACAATTCCCGGGGTTATTTTTAGCCTCAAATTTGGTCATCATTCCTTTTTTAAGTGCTATTTTAATCGGAGGAATTTTAGTCATTATTGCATCACTTTTACAAATTTTACCACAATTTTTAGCGGATATTTATGGAGGTATCATATCTGGAATGAATGACTTTGTAAGTTGGGTTTCTCATCAAGAAGAATTTTTGTTTAAAGAAATTTCAATTTCATTTATTGCAATGTTGTGTTGGTATGTAGTGCTATTTTTAGGCGTTTATTTTCTCATTGAAAAGTCATCAAAAAAACTCATTTACTTTTTTATTTCAATTTTATTATTACAAGGTGTTTTTCTAATTGAATCGAATCAAAATAATGTAAAAGAAGAATTAATTGTATTTCATAAAAGTCGATTTTCTATGATTGGAAAGCGGGTAGGAGCGCAACTATTTTTGCAACACGATATAGATAGTGTGAGGTTTAAAAAAGAAAATAGCATTAAATCGTATAGCGTTTCAGAAGGTATTGAGAAGGTAGAGGAAACCAATTTTAACAACTTTGTTAAGTTTTCTAATAAAGATATTTTGTTGATAGATAGTTTGGGCGTTTATAATATTTCGGGATTGCAAAGCCCAATTATTGTGATGCAATATTCGCCTAAAATAAACCTAACAAGGTTGATAAAAACAATAAAACCATCGCAAATTATTGCAGATGGTTCTAATTATAAAAGTTATGTAACACGTTGGGAAAAGTTGTGTTTAAAGAATCAAATTCCTTTTCATTATACAGGTCAAAATGGCGCGTTCATTATTGATTAA
- a CDS encoding C40 family peptidase codes for MKKWGFLLVVISLLLSSCSSTKTVVKKTTKPTTKVDRIVSNALKYKGVRYKFGGTTKKGMDCSGVVHVAFDSENVQLPRISRDMAKRGEKISLSKVKKGDLLFFRTSKSKRSINHVGLVVSHTKGQIKFVHATTSRGVIVSNLSEKYWKKAFVKATTIL; via the coding sequence ATGAAGAAATGGGGTTTTTTATTAGTTGTAATTTCTTTACTATTAAGTTCTTGTTCCTCTACTAAAACGGTTGTTAAAAAGACCACAAAACCAACTACAAAAGTAGATAGAATTGTATCTAATGCCTTAAAATATAAAGGGGTGCGTTATAAATTTGGAGGAACAACAAAAAAAGGAATGGATTGTTCTGGTGTTGTTCATGTTGCCTTTGATAGCGAAAATGTACAACTGCCAAGAATTTCTAGAGACATGGCTAAAAGAGGTGAAAAAATCTCTTTAAGTAAAGTTAAAAAAGGCGATTTATTATTTTTTAGAACCAGTAAAAGTAAACGAAGCATTAATCATGTTGGTTTGGTGGTTTCTCATACAAAAGGGCAAATTAAGTTTGTACATGCCACAACTTCTAGAGGTGTAATTGTTTCTAATTTATCAGAGAAATACTGGAAAAAAGCATTTGTAAAAGCAACAACCATCTTATAA
- a CDS encoding n-acetylglutamate synthase: MNYNCKKFRVVQNTDNGETSGETIFKYQQKGTILTCEYKGGQIVKGHLIGLVDAQGNIEMRYHQVNLKGELMTGICNSTPKILSNGKIRLYENWQWTSGDMSSGKSVLEEV; this comes from the coding sequence ATGAATTATAATTGTAAAAAATTTAGAGTAGTTCAGAATACCGATAATGGTGAAACATCAGGAGAAACCATTTTTAAATATCAACAAAAGGGTACTATTCTTACTTGTGAATACAAAGGCGGACAAATAGTAAAAGGTCATTTAATAGGTCTTGTTGATGCACAAGGGAATATAGAAATGCGTTACCACCAAGTAAATCTTAAAGGAGAATTAATGACAGGTATTTGTAATTCTACACCTAAAATATTGTCTAATGGAAAAATAAGGCTTTATGAAAATTGGCAGTGGACTTCTGGAGATATGTCAAGTGGGAAATCAGTTTTAGAAGAAGTTTAA
- the lpxB gene encoding lipid-A-disaccharide synthase — MKYYIIAGEASGDLHGSNLMKALYKEDTNADIRFWGGDLMKNIGGTLVSHYKERAFMGFFEVLMNLSKVLGFIKFCKKDITEFKPDVLIFIDNSGFNLRVAKWAKQQGFRTNYYISPQVWASRASRVKDIKRDVDKMFVILPFEKEFYEKHNYKVSFVGHPLIDGIAGRKQVSEVAFRKEYNLTDKPIIALLPGSRKQEITKMLSVMLSLIDDFSDYQFVVAGAPSQDLSFYKHIIGDKKVSFISNKTYDLLSLSYAALVGSGTATLETALFKVPQVVCYKGGNISYQIAKRIITLKFISLVNLIMDKEVVKELIQNDFNKKNLKAELTKILDNDYREKLFLEYFELEKKLGGKGASEKVAKQIVSDLKKEAN; from the coding sequence ATGAAATATTATATTATTGCTGGTGAGGCTTCTGGAGATTTACATGGCTCTAATTTAATGAAAGCATTGTATAAAGAAGATACAAATGCAGACATTAGGTTTTGGGGTGGAGACTTAATGAAAAATATTGGAGGAACTTTGGTAAGTCATTATAAAGAAAGAGCCTTTATGGGTTTTTTCGAAGTGCTAATGAACCTATCTAAAGTGTTAGGTTTTATTAAATTTTGTAAAAAAGATATTACAGAATTTAAACCAGACGTTCTTATTTTTATTGATAATTCTGGGTTTAATTTACGTGTTGCCAAATGGGCAAAACAGCAAGGTTTTAGAACCAATTACTATATTTCTCCGCAAGTGTGGGCAAGTAGAGCAAGTAGAGTAAAAGACATTAAAAGAGATGTTGATAAAATGTTTGTAATACTTCCTTTTGAAAAAGAATTTTATGAAAAACATAATTATAAAGTATCATTTGTAGGGCATCCTTTAATAGACGGAATTGCAGGCAGAAAACAAGTAAGTGAAGTTGCTTTTAGAAAAGAATACAACTTAACAGACAAACCAATTATTGCTTTGTTACCCGGAAGTAGAAAGCAAGAAATTACCAAAATGTTGTCTGTAATGTTGTCTTTAATTGATGATTTTTCTGACTATCAATTTGTAGTTGCAGGTGCTCCGAGTCAAGATTTAAGTTTCTATAAACATATTATTGGCGATAAAAAAGTAAGCTTTATCAGCAATAAAACATACGATTTATTAAGTCTTTCTTACGCTGCTTTAGTGGGTTCTGGTACTGCAACTTTAGAAACCGCTTTGTTTAAAGTACCGCAAGTAGTTTGTTATAAAGGAGGTAATATTTCTTATCAGATTGCGAAAAGAATTATCACTTTAAAATTTATTTCTTTGGTCAATTTAATTATGGATAAAGAAGTAGTAAAAGAATTAATTCAGAATGATTTTAATAAAAAAAATCTAAAAGCAGAGTTAACAAAAATTTTAGATAATGACTACAGAGAAAAACTGTTTTTAGAGTATTTTGAATTAGAAAAGAAACTCGGTGGAAAAGGAGCATCAGAAAAAGTGGCCAAACAAATTGTTAGCGATTTAAAAAAGGAAGCAAACTAG
- the surE gene encoding 5'/3'-nucleotidase SurE, which produces MQDKPLILITNDDGITAPGLRALIGIMNKIGEVVVVAPDSPQSGMGHAITVDNVLTCNPITIDEGPQLEYTCSGTPADCVKMAVNEILNRKPDLCVSGINHGANSSISVIYSGTMSAAIEAGIEGIPAIGFSLLDFKWHADFKQSADFIKNITLNALLNGIPEGIVLNVNIPKLKKEEIKGVKICRQANGYWREIFDKRKNPMGKEYYWLSGEFVNKDKGQDTDLFALENGYISVVPVQFDMTAHHMIQKLNAWEL; this is translated from the coding sequence ATGCAAGACAAACCTTTAATTTTAATTACAAATGATGATGGGATTACAGCTCCTGGTTTAAGAGCTTTAATTGGCATAATGAATAAAATTGGTGAAGTGGTTGTTGTTGCACCCGATAGTCCACAAAGTGGGATGGGCCATGCTATTACAGTAGATAATGTGTTAACCTGTAATCCAATAACAATTGATGAAGGCCCACAATTAGAATATACCTGTTCTGGTACACCTGCAGATTGTGTAAAAATGGCGGTAAATGAAATTTTAAATAGAAAACCAGATTTATGTGTTTCTGGGATTAATCATGGAGCAAATTCATCGATTAGTGTTATTTATTCGGGTACCATGAGTGCTGCTATAGAAGCAGGAATAGAAGGAATACCTGCAATTGGTTTTTCTTTATTAGATTTTAAATGGCATGCAGACTTTAAACAATCAGCAGATTTTATAAAAAATATTACCTTAAATGCCTTGTTAAACGGTATTCCAGAAGGGATTGTTTTAAATGTAAATATTCCAAAATTAAAAAAGGAAGAAATAAAAGGAGTTAAAATTTGTAGACAAGCAAATGGGTATTGGAGAGAGATTTTTGATAAACGAAAAAACCCAATGGGAAAAGAGTATTATTGGCTTTCTGGTGAGTTTGTAAACAAAGATAAAGGGCAAGACACCGATCTTTTTGCGTTAGAAAACGGATATATTTCTGTAGTTCCTGTTCAGTTTGATATGACAGCACATCACATGATTCAAAAACTAAACGCTTGGGAACTGTAA
- a CDS encoding carboxy terminal-processing peptidase encodes MKTKYKITTFLLATLLFVTSLQAKNTNITPNSDPEKDKILVYILRNILTRSHFVVKDMNDDFSEYVFNEFIDGLDPNKRYFTQEDIKEFSKFKYEIDNQLLKEDVSFYNLVYDRFSSKIKNAKSYYGDLLKQPFNFKKNETIDVDYEKVPFAKNENELIDYWRKQLKLSTLIRIQDKLEKQKASVEKDKNYKTKNFSELEKEAREEVLKNMDDLYIRIEELEHEDWFSTFLNTVVGAFDPHTTYMAPSIKERFDQDMSGKLEGIGARLVKKGIYTEIFELVSGGPAWKEGSLEPGDIILEVAQADKEPLDIVGMRLDDAIKFIKGKKGTEVRLTVKKKLDGSTKVISIIRDVVELEETFVKSSIVEKDGKKFGIIDLPKFYIDFDEQNYRDSAKDMEQEIARLKSEGVTGLIVDLRNNGGGSLKTAIEISGLFINEGPIVQVKYRGENPIIKKDIDPKIQWDGAVVVLVNEFSASASEIFAAAMQDYKRAVIMGGNQTYGKGTVQSVLPINQFTKYDKDLGALKMTIQKFYRINGGSTQIEGVYSDIAMPDRYSYMKFGERDLSGALAWDKVKQADYVQTNTYQNFSDVIYNSKQRIATDTKFKLINEYAKWLKKKQDDTSYTLNYKVFEKENAANEKDAEKFKAVFDYKSDLKFTSPEYEVPLFKKDTALADKRLAWHKNLSKDVYVYEALNVLSELKMNPKNQIVKH; translated from the coding sequence ATGAAGACAAAATATAAAATTACCACATTTTTATTAGCAACCTTGCTATTTGTAACTAGCTTGCAAGCTAAAAACACAAACATAACTCCCAACTCAGATCCTGAAAAGGATAAAATTTTAGTGTACATTTTAAGAAACATTCTTACAAGAAGTCATTTTGTTGTAAAAGATATGAATGATGATTTTTCTGAATATGTTTTTAATGAATTTATTGACGGATTAGACCCAAATAAAAGATATTTTACACAAGAGGATATTAAAGAATTTTCTAAATTTAAATATGAAATTGATAACCAACTATTAAAAGAAGATGTTTCTTTTTATAACTTGGTATATGATCGTTTTTCTAGCAAAATTAAAAATGCAAAATCTTATTATGGTGATCTGTTAAAACAACCTTTTAACTTTAAGAAAAACGAAACGATTGATGTTGATTACGAAAAAGTTCCGTTTGCTAAAAACGAAAATGAATTAATAGACTACTGGCGCAAACAGCTAAAGTTAAGTACACTAATTAGAATACAAGACAAATTAGAAAAACAAAAAGCTAGCGTAGAAAAAGATAAAAATTATAAGACTAAAAACTTTAGTGAACTAGAAAAAGAAGCTCGTGAAGAAGTGCTTAAAAACATGGATGATTTATATATTAGAATCGAAGAATTAGAACATGAAGATTGGTTTTCTACTTTTTTAAACACTGTAGTTGGTGCTTTTGACCCGCATACAACGTATATGGCACCAAGTATAAAAGAACGTTTTGACCAAGATATGTCTGGTAAATTAGAAGGAATCGGTGCTCGTTTGGTAAAAAAAGGAATTTATACAGAAATTTTTGAATTGGTTTCTGGAGGTCCTGCTTGGAAAGAAGGAAGCTTAGAACCTGGTGATATTATTTTAGAAGTTGCACAAGCAGACAAAGAACCATTAGATATTGTGGGCATGCGTTTAGATGATGCAATTAAATTTATTAAAGGAAAAAAGGGTACAGAGGTTAGATTAACTGTTAAGAAAAAATTAGACGGTTCTACCAAAGTAATTTCTATTATTAGAGATGTTGTAGAATTAGAGGAAACTTTTGTAAAATCTAGTATTGTAGAAAAAGATGGTAAAAAGTTCGGAATTATAGATTTACCAAAATTCTATATAGATTTTGACGAACAAAACTATAGAGACTCTGCAAAAGATATGGAGCAAGAAATTGCAAGGTTAAAAAGCGAAGGCGTTACTGGTTTAATTGTTGATTTAAGAAATAATGGTGGTGGATCTTTAAAAACAGCTATAGAAATTAGTGGTTTATTTATTAATGAAGGTCCTATTGTACAAGTAAAATACAGAGGAGAAAACCCTATTATTAAAAAAGATATCGACCCTAAAATTCAATGGGATGGAGCTGTAGTAGTGTTGGTAAATGAGTTTTCTGCTTCTGCATCAGAAATTTTTGCTGCTGCAATGCAAGATTACAAAAGAGCTGTAATTATGGGAGGAAATCAAACTTACGGTAAAGGAACAGTACAAAGTGTATTGCCTATTAATCAATTTACTAAATACGACAAAGATTTAGGTGCTTTAAAAATGACTATCCAAAAATTCTACAGAATTAATGGTGGTTCTACTCAAATAGAAGGCGTGTATTCTGATATTGCAATGCCAGACAGATATAGTTATATGAAATTTGGTGAAAGAGATTTAAGTGGTGCATTAGCTTGGGATAAGGTTAAACAAGCAGACTATGTGCAAACAAATACTTATCAAAATTTTTCTGATGTAATTTATAATAGCAAACAAAGAATTGCTACAGATACTAAGTTTAAATTGATAAACGAATATGCAAAATGGTTAAAAAAGAAACAAGACGACACTTCTTATACCTTAAATTATAAAGTATTTGAAAAAGAAAATGCTGCTAATGAAAAAGACGCTGAAAAATTTAAAGCAGTTTTTGATTATAAATCTGATTTAAAGTTTACTTCTCCAGAGTATGAAGTTCCATTATTTAAAAAAGACACCGCATTAGCAGATAAAAGATTGGCATGGCATAAAAACCTATCTAAAGACGTTTATGTTTATGAAGCTTTAAATGTTTTAAGTGAATTAAAAATGAACCCTAAAAACCAGATTGTAAAACACTAA
- a CDS encoding acyl-CoA thioesterase, translated as MSFKVTFHTKWSDFDPNRHMRHTAYNDYAAEVRVRYFRDQNFSIEEFTKHNIGPILFTEETSFRKEIHLGENITVDFKVSGLSEKNERWKITHQVFNEAGKLSAIIKVYGAWIDLTKRKLTVPPKEAQHLFDIAERSDNYQAIPLTKS; from the coding sequence ATGAGTTTTAAAGTAACATTTCACACAAAGTGGTCTGACTTTGACCCAAACAGACACATGCGTCATACGGCATACAATGATTATGCTGCAGAAGTAAGAGTACGCTATTTTAGAGATCAAAATTTTTCTATAGAAGAGTTTACAAAACACAATATTGGTCCTATATTATTTACAGAAGAAACTTCTTTTAGAAAAGAAATTCATTTAGGAGAAAACATTACGGTAGATTTTAAAGTTTCTGGCTTATCAGAAAAAAACGAACGATGGAAAATTACACATCAGGTTTTTAATGAAGCAGGCAAGCTATCTGCCATTATAAAAGTATATGGAGCTTGGATAGATTTAACAAAAAGAAAACTTACCGTACCTCCAAAAGAAGCACAACACTTGTTTGATATAGCAGAACGAAGTGATAACTACCAAGCTATACCACTTACTAAAAGTTAG
- a CDS encoding sodium/sugar symporter, with the protein MTAGFHMWDYVVFIAYAILILGVGLWVSRDKKGHQKNAEDYFLASKSLPWWAIGTSLIAANISAEQFIGMSGSGFALGIAIASYEWMAALTLIIVGKYFLPIFIEKGLYTIPEFVEKRFSTNLKTILAVFWLALYIFVNLTSVLYLGGLAIETIMGVDMIYAVIGLALFAAAYSLYGGLSAVAWTDVIQVVFLVLGGLVTTYLALNTVSGGEGMLAGFSKVWEAAPEKFHMILDESNDNYINLPGIWVLVGGLWVANLYYWGFNQYIIQRTLAAKSLKESQKGILLAAFLKLVIPLIVVVPGIAAYVMVNDPSIMANLGGAGMLNIPSAEQADKAYPWLLQFLPTGLKGVAFAALAAAVVSSLASMLNSTSTIFTMDIYKQYIDKNANDKKTVNVGRISAGVALLIAVIIAPMLSGLDQAFQYIQEFTGMVSPGILAVFILGLFWKKTTNNAAIWGAVLSIPIALALKFIPIPGLEPWMHQMGITAVLSMVIIMVLSQMQNKGADDSKGIEITKDLFKTTPLFNIGSIVICILLVVLYTLFW; encoded by the coding sequence ATGACAGCAGGTTTTCATATGTGGGATTATGTAGTTTTTATTGCATATGCCATTTTAATCTTAGGTGTTGGTCTATGGGTTTCTAGAGATAAGAAAGGTCATCAGAAAAATGCAGAAGACTATTTTTTAGCAAGTAAATCTTTGCCTTGGTGGGCCATTGGTACCTCTTTAATTGCGGCAAACATTTCTGCAGAACAATTTATAGGAATGTCTGGTTCTGGTTTTGCGCTTGGTATTGCTATTGCTTCTTATGAGTGGATGGCAGCATTAACTTTAATAATTGTAGGTAAATATTTCTTACCTATTTTTATAGAAAAAGGATTATACACAATTCCAGAATTTGTTGAAAAAAGATTTTCTACCAACCTTAAAACAATTTTAGCTGTATTTTGGTTAGCGCTTTACATCTTTGTAAATTTAACTTCTGTATTGTATTTAGGTGGTTTAGCTATAGAAACAATAATGGGGGTTGATATGATATATGCAGTTATAGGTTTGGCCTTATTTGCTGCAGCATATTCTCTTTATGGAGGTTTGTCTGCTGTTGCTTGGACAGATGTTATACAGGTTGTGTTTTTAGTATTAGGTGGTTTAGTAACTACGTATTTAGCTTTAAATACGGTTTCTGGAGGAGAAGGTATGTTGGCTGGTTTTTCTAAAGTTTGGGAAGCTGCACCAGAAAAATTTCATATGATATTAGATGAGTCTAATGATAACTATATAAACTTACCTGGTATTTGGGTATTAGTTGGTGGTTTATGGGTTGCAAACTTATATTATTGGGGTTTTAACCAGTATATTATTCAAAGAACTTTAGCGGCTAAATCTTTAAAAGAATCTCAAAAGGGAATTTTGTTAGCAGCATTTTTAAAGTTAGTTATTCCGTTAATTGTTGTTGTACCAGGTATTGCAGCGTATGTAATGGTAAACGACCCAAGTATTATGGCTAATTTAGGGGGTGCTGGTATGTTAAATATACCATCTGCAGAACAAGCAGATAAAGCATATCCTTGGTTGTTGCAATTTTTACCTACAGGTCTTAAAGGTGTTGCCTTTGCTGCTTTGGCTGCTGCAGTTGTATCTTCTTTAGCTTCTATGTTAAACTCTACATCTACCATTTTTACAATGGATATTTACAAACAATATATAGATAAAAATGCAAATGATAAAAAGACGGTAAATGTTGGTCGTATTTCTGCGGGTGTTGCTTTATTAATTGCCGTAATTATTGCGCCAATGTTAAGTGGTTTAGATCAAGCGTTTCAATATATTCAAGAGTTTACAGGTATGGTAAGTCCGGGTATATTAGCGGTATTTATTTTAGGTCTATTCTGGAAAAAAACAACAAATAATGCAGCAATTTGGGGTGCCGTTTTATCAATTCCAATTGCATTGGCATTAAAGTTTATTCCTATTCCTGGTTTAGAACCTTGGATGCATCAAATGGGTATTACAGCTGTATTAAGTATGGTTATTATAATGGTTTTGAGTCAAATGCAAAATAAAGGTGCAGATGATTCTAAAGGAATTGAAATTACCAAAGACTTATTTAAAACAACACCATTGTTTAATATTGGGTCTATCGTTATTTGTATTTTATTGGTTGTGTTATACACTTTGTTCTGGTAG
- a CDS encoding GntR family transcriptional regulator encodes MIEIKNKIGVPKYKQIIRNIEDAINNGQLKKGDKLPSINEIKKLNKLSRDTVLTAFNELKNRGIIKPVVGKGYYVSSENIDVQQKIFLLFDELNSFKEDLYNSFLENLTPNIQVDIFFHHFNETIFKKLIQDNAGDYHAYVIMPANFKNTSSTIDVLPKEKVYILDQIHEDLEDYSSIYQNFEKTIYTNLQTISKSIKKYQKLNFIALNHNQPKTLIKGFIKFCEEKNIPFEIVEKTSEQLLIKGELFIIPDDKSLLRIIKKMKKQNFVLGQDIGVLSFNDTILHEIVEGGITTITTDFNKMGKRLAQMILNKEQIKIENPNKLIIRNSI; translated from the coding sequence ATGATTGAAATTAAAAATAAAATAGGCGTTCCAAAGTACAAACAAATCATCCGCAACATTGAGGATGCAATAAATAACGGGCAACTAAAAAAAGGAGATAAACTACCTTCTATTAACGAAATCAAAAAACTTAATAAACTTTCTAGAGATACTGTTTTAACGGCTTTTAACGAACTAAAAAACAGAGGAATTATAAAACCTGTAGTTGGTAAAGGTTATTATGTATCTAGCGAAAACATAGATGTACAACAAAAAATATTTTTGCTTTTTGATGAGTTAAACTCTTTTAAAGAAGATTTATATAATTCTTTTTTAGAAAACTTAACACCCAATATTCAGGTAGATATTTTCTTTCATCACTTTAATGAAACTATTTTTAAAAAACTAATTCAGGATAATGCTGGTGATTACCATGCATATGTAATTATGCCTGCTAATTTTAAAAACACTAGTAGTACTATTGATGTTTTGCCAAAAGAGAAAGTTTATATCTTAGATCAAATTCATGAAGACTTAGAAGATTATTCTTCTATTTATCAAAATTTTGAAAAAACGATCTATACCAATTTACAGACAATCTCTAAATCTATAAAAAAATACCAAAAACTAAATTTTATTGCCTTAAATCATAATCAGCCTAAAACTTTAATTAAAGGTTTTATTAAGTTCTGCGAAGAAAAAAACATCCCATTTGAAATCGTAGAAAAAACCTCAGAACAACTTTTAATAAAAGGCGAATTATTTATAATTCCTGATGATAAAAGTTTATTACGAATTATCAAAAAAATGAAAAAGCAAAACTTTGTATTAGGGCAAGACATTGGCGTTCTTTCTTTTAACGACACCATATTACATGAAATTGTAGAAGGAGGTATTACAACAATTACTACAGATTTTAATAAAATGGGAAAAAGATTGGCTCAAATGATTTTAAATAAAGAACAAATTAAAATAGAAAACCCTAATAAATTAATAATTAGAAACTCAATATAA
- a CDS encoding aldose 1-epimerase has product MYTINHNSETNSIEVKNTKNTVFGKIYLDLGASLQELTLNGQAIIKDLHPLEYDSTYASSILFPFANRIKDGKYSFNNEDFQLETNQKEERNALHGFVFNKTFKVVVKEALENTAKITLEYVELKKTAGFPYTYSIQVTYIFNDDNVSVALNVKNTDTKIFPFTLGWHPYFISDNLSESSINFDCNQKLIIGDRNITTGVEDVKSKVVLNIENKQLDDCWVLNTDKVQFNTPKYQLNFSSSVKDNFLQAYTPPRLNTIAIEPTTGVSDSFNNKIGLQTLNPNEEYSIVWKININNN; this is encoded by the coding sequence GTGTATACTATAAATCACAACTCAGAAACAAACAGCATTGAAGTTAAAAACACTAAAAATACTGTTTTCGGTAAAATTTACTTAGACCTAGGAGCTAGTTTGCAAGAATTAACTTTAAACGGACAAGCAATTATTAAAGATTTACATCCATTAGAATACGATTCTACCTATGCTTCCTCTATTCTATTTCCGTTTGCAAATAGAATAAAAGATGGAAAATACTCTTTTAATAATGAAGATTTTCAACTAGAAACCAATCAAAAAGAAGAAAGAAACGCGCTTCATGGTTTTGTTTTTAATAAAACCTTTAAAGTAGTAGTAAAAGAAGCTTTAGAAAATACTGCTAAAATAACTTTAGAATATGTAGAGCTAAAAAAAACAGCCGGTTTTCCTTACACTTATTCAATACAAGTAACCTATATTTTTAATGATGATAATGTAAGTGTAGCTCTAAATGTAAAAAATACAGACACTAAAATTTTTCCTTTTACTTTAGGATGGCATCCTTATTTTATTAGTGATAATTTATCTGAAAGTTCTATAAATTTTGATTGTAATCAAAAACTAATTATTGGAGATAGAAATATTACTACAGGTGTTGAAGATGTTAAATCTAAAGTGGTTTTAAATATAGAAAACAAACAATTAGATGATTGTTGGGTTTTAAATACCGATAAGGTTCAATTTAATACTCCTAAATATCAATTAAACTTTTCTTCTTCTGTAAAAGATAACTTTTTACAAGCCTATACGCCACCTAGATTAAATACAATAGCCATAGAACCTACAACCGGAGTTTCTGATAGTTTTAATAATAAAATAGGGCTACAAACATTAAACCCTAATGAAGAATATTCCATCGTTTGGAAAATAAATATCAATAACAATTAA